A stretch of DNA from Spirosoma endbachense:
GTGGCATGGTAAATACCGAATCGAGCTTGTTTACAAATTTCTCACGACCGCCCATCAAACTAACCAATCCCTGCACATCGTGGAAAACTGACCAGGTATAATGCCAACTGTTTCCTTCCGTAAACGCATCTCCCCATTTGAACGGATTAAACGGCGACTGAAACGAACCATCCTGATTTTTACCCCGCATCAGTCCAGTTTGCTTATCAAACAGATTGCGGTAATTCTGGCAGCGTTTAGCAAAGCGATCAATCTCGGCCTGAGGTCGTTTCAGGGCCTTGGCCAATTGGTAAATGGCGAAGTCATCGTAGGCATATTCCAGCGTTCGGGCGGCATTCTCATTAATTTTTACGTCGTAGGGTACATAGCCCAATTCATTGTAGAATTTAACCCCCCGACGACCAACCGCATCCATTGGACCTTCATTCTCTGAATTCTTCAGAACGGCTTCGTAGAGCGCATTGATGTCGTAACCGCGACCACCCTTCAGGTACGCATCCGCAATGACCGATGCCGAATTGGAGCCAACCATCACACTGCGCAGACCCGGACTAGCCCATTCGGGTAGCCAGCCACCCTCTTTGTAGGCATTCGCCAGCCCTTCCTGCATGTGCGCGTTCAGGGACGGATACATCAGATTCAGAAATGGGAACATCGATCGGAACGTATCCCAGAAACCTGTGTCTGTAAACATGTAGCCGGGTAACACCTGACCATTGTAGGGGCTGTAATGAACTACTTTCTGACTGGCATCGAGTTCATAAAACTTCCGGGGAAAGAGTAATGAACGGTACAGGCAGGAGTAGAAAGTTTGTGTCTGAGCGAGTGAACCTCCTTCTACCTGAATCCTGCCGAGTTCTTTATTCCAGGCTGCTTTTGCTTTTTGCTTAACCGTATCGAATGCATCGTTGCTCAGCTCTTTCAGGTTCTGTTCGGCCTGTTCGATGCTGATGAACGAAGAAGCAACGCGAGCCAGGACTTGTTCGCCTTTGGCTGTTTTAAAACCAATGGCCGCGCCCACATGATTGGACGTAAGCTCAAGTGTGTCTTTCGCCAGCTTTTTTTCATGCCACGTCTGAGCCGATGTGAATGGCTTATCGAAGTAGATGACGAAGTAATTTTTGAAGTTTGCTGGAACACCACCACTGTTTCGGGTTGTGTAGCCGATGATCTTACGTTCTTTCGGGATCACTTTGATGGAAGAGCCCTTATCGAAGGCATCGATGACAACAAAGGAGCTATCCGTTTTGGGGAAGGTAAACCGGAAACTGGCAGCCCGTTCGGTCGGTGCAATTTCGGTTGTTACATTATGGTCGGCCAGATAGACGCTGTAGTAGTAGGGTTTGGCAACTTCGGCTTTGTGCGAGTACCAACTGGCTCGTTCGTCTTCGTCGATTCGCAATTTGCCCGTCATGGGCATGAGCGAGAACTGGCCATAGTCGTTCATCCAGGGCGAAGGCTGGTGGGTCTGTTTGAATCCCCGGATTTTATCCGCCGAATACGTATAGGCCCAGCCGTTTCCCATTTTGCCCGTTTGTGGC
This window harbors:
- a CDS encoding GH92 family glycosyl hydrolase, translated to MKKHLYLLGWLVISVAAYAQPASPKTDWVELVNPLIGTDSKPSLSNGNTYPAIALPWGMNFWMPQTGKMGNGWAYTYSADKIRGFKQTHQPSPWMNDYGQFSLMPMTGKLRIDEDERASWYSHKAEVAKPYYYSVYLADHNVTTEIAPTERAASFRFTFPKTDSSFVVIDAFDKGSSIKVIPKERKIIGYTTRNSGGVPANFKNYFVIYFDKPFTSAQTWHEKKLAKDTLELTSNHVGAAIGFKTAKGEQVLARVASSFISIEQAEQNLKELSNDAFDTVKQKAKAAWNKELGRIQVEGGSLAQTQTFYSCLYRSLLFPRKFYELDASQKVVHYSPYNGQVLPGYMFTDTGFWDTFRSMFPFLNLMYPSLNAHMQEGLANAYKEGGWLPEWASPGLRSVMVGSNSASVIADAYLKGGRGYDINALYEAVLKNSENEGPMDAVGRRGVKFYNELGYVPYDVKINENAARTLEYAYDDFAIYQLAKALKRPQAEIDRFAKRCQNYRNLFDKQTGLMRGKNQDGSFQSPFNPFKWGDAFTEGNSWHYTWSVFHDVQGLVSLMGGREKFVNKLDSVFTMPPVYDESYYRSVIHEIREMQIANMGQYAHGNQPIQHMIYLYNYAGEPWKAQYWLREVMNRLYLPTPDGYCGDEDNGQTSAWYVFTAMGFYPVCPATDQYVLGAPLFKKVTAMLENGKQIIINAPANSESNRYIKAMRLNGKPYTKNWLSHQGLTAGVTIEIDMSATPNKQRGTQTNEFPYSFSTSEIK